One genomic window of Campylobacter fetus subsp. fetus includes the following:
- a CDS encoding cytochrome c3 family protein yields MLKIFKIFLTICIGLSISSFAANLDLNTFTKENYPIKAHHEKLGFDCKNCHKEKNPNEYKALKTDECLSCHKSYKRLAERSGHLGYDDNIHSSPHYPNMDCNNCHKSHKSSQNYCVMCHSQDGMKKILVP; encoded by the coding sequence ATGTTAAAAATTTTCAAGATATTTTTAACTATATGTATCGGACTATCTATAAGCTCTTTTGCCGCAAATTTAGATCTTAATACATTTACGAAAGAAAATTATCCTATAAAGGCTCATCACGAGAAACTTGGATTTGACTGCAAAAATTGTCACAAAGAAAAAAATCCAAACGAATATAAAGCTCTAAAAACAGATGAGTGTTTGAGCTGCCATAAAAGCTACAAACGTTTAGCAGAGAGAAGCGGTCACCTTGGATATGATGATAACATACATAGCAGTCCGCATTATCCTAATATGGATTGCAATAACTGTCATAAATCACACAAGTCTTCACAAAATTATTGTGTAATGTGCCATTCGCAAGATGGTATGAAAAAAATATTGGTGCCATAA
- a CDS encoding cytochrome c3 family protein, protein MKNIFIKICIFCIFAFVIFFGGNSLIHATSDDKFCTVCHEWMDPMVEAYGQSIHGGANNHGFKASCTSCHLPNDSYVKYVFKKGLNGISEATHMVFNDAKEMDWQGNRKNREEFVYDSGCISCHQTILDINSSNQNINDMHNLYAASIQNKDKKLSCVSCHKTVGHKNLGKILYEIKHPPVGDWGDEIKR, encoded by the coding sequence ATGAAAAATATTTTTATAAAAATTTGCATATTTTGTATTTTTGCATTCGTCATATTTTTTGGCGGTAACTCTTTGATACACGCTACAAGCGACGATAAATTTTGTACCGTTTGTCACGAATGGATGGATCCTATGGTAGAAGCTTATGGGCAAAGCATTCACGGAGGTGCGAATAATCACGGATTTAAGGCAAGTTGCACTAGTTGCCATTTGCCTAATGATAGTTATGTAAAATACGTTTTCAAAAAAGGCTTAAACGGCATCAGCGAAGCTACTCATATGGTTTTTAACGATGCAAAAGAGATGGATTGGCAAGGCAATAGAAAAAATCGCGAGGAATTCGTATATGATAGCGGTTGTATAAGTTGCCATCAAACAATTTTAGATATAAACTCAAGCAATCAAAATATCAATGATATGCATAATCTATACGCGGCGTCTATTCAAAATAAAGATAAAAAACTAAGTTGCGTAAGCTGTCATAAAACCGTAGGTCATAAAAATTTGGGTAAAATACTGTATGAGATCAAACATCCGCCTGTCGGAGACTGGGGAGATGAAATAAAAAGATAA
- a CDS encoding sensor histidine kinase, translating into MKEILYKNNIFIIFSIFFLLLMIGNYYLNRSFVKEVLTNEQLSILKNSSDKIQEWLENKKTSLKFISLLVANFDHTKEQNTIQDILIKSQEIANFSSTYVGYENDTMLSSRVFQGPKNYAPTQRPWYINTVLQNGIYITKPYLDAGLKIPVISICQSIKRENKLQGVICGVISFESIKNEILNLRLENGYIFLIDEDLNILLHPDSETGFSQTKFNIENLDFIKSLSHETQNEILNFKPLENSKLILVTKTLKDNIYNKINEQFIINLMIYVISIILFLILAYFYNKRLERQSKIFEKAKRDYEVLLFQQTKMAELGQMIAALSHQWIQPLNSLGIFLGNLMQFKKMNKLSDEIFYDNITRSLQNIDYMSKTMDMFKNFYKIEKNVQEFDIQKAINDTVCVLFPVKSTIDIKVTIAKGVTPMCKNYINEFKQITACLIQNSKQILQNSKNKKRTRIVVNIKQTQTHFVIRVIDNGDGIAQNFKDDLFTPFMSTKGSSGLGLYISKLIANKKCGGDLYVSRYQNPTIFTLTILKKVKDDR; encoded by the coding sequence ATGAAAGAGATATTATACAAAAATAATATCTTTATAATATTTTCTATATTTTTCTTATTGCTTATGATAGGAAATTATTACCTAAATCGCTCATTTGTGAAAGAAGTTCTCACAAATGAGCAGCTTAGTATTTTAAAAAATTCAAGCGACAAGATACAAGAATGGCTTGAAAATAAAAAAACTAGTCTCAAATTCATTAGTTTGCTTGTCGCAAATTTCGACCATACGAAAGAGCAAAATACTATACAAGATATACTTATTAAATCTCAGGAAATAGCAAATTTTTCAAGTACGTACGTCGGATATGAAAACGACACGATGCTTTCTAGCAGAGTATTTCAAGGTCCAAAAAATTACGCGCCGACGCAAAGACCTTGGTATATAAACACTGTTTTACAAAACGGAATTTACATCACCAAGCCATATCTTGATGCCGGACTTAAAATTCCAGTTATATCGATTTGTCAAAGTATAAAACGAGAAAATAAACTACAAGGCGTTATTTGCGGCGTGATATCTTTCGAGAGTATAAAAAATGAAATTTTAAATTTGAGACTAGAAAACGGATATATATTTTTAATAGACGAAGATCTTAACATCTTACTTCATCCAGATAGCGAAACAGGATTTTCCCAAACAAAATTTAATATAGAAAATTTAGATTTTATCAAATCGTTAAGCCATGAAACGCAAAATGAAATTCTAAATTTCAAACCGCTTGAAAACTCAAAATTGATCTTGGTTACAAAAACGCTAAAAGATAATATATATAACAAAATAAACGAGCAATTTATAATAAATCTTATGATATATGTTATCAGTATTATTTTATTTTTGATATTGGCTTACTTTTACAACAAAAGGTTAGAGCGACAATCAAAAATATTTGAAAAAGCAAAAAGAGATTACGAAGTTCTTTTGTTCCAACAAACTAAAATGGCGGAGCTCGGTCAGATGATAGCGGCGCTTTCTCATCAGTGGATACAGCCTTTAAATTCACTCGGAATTTTCCTTGGAAATTTGATGCAGTTTAAAAAAATGAATAAACTAAGCGATGAAATTTTTTATGACAATATCACTAGATCTTTACAAAATATAGATTATATGTCAAAAACTATGGATATGTTTAAGAACTTTTATAAGATTGAAAAAAACGTTCAAGAATTTGATATACAAAAAGCGATAAACGATACGGTATGTGTTCTTTTTCCGGTAAAATCAACGATAGATATCAAAGTTACCATAGCAAAAGGCGTTACGCCGATGTGTAAAAATTATATAAATGAATTTAAACAGATAACTGCTTGTTTGATCCAAAATTCAAAACAAATTTTACAAAATAGTAAAAACAAAAAAAGAACCAGAATAGTAGTTAATATAAAACAAACTCAAACTCATTTTGTTATCAGAGTTATCGACAACGGTGATGGAATAGCTCAAAATTTCAAAGACGATCTTTTCACTCCTTTTATGAGTACGAAAGGCAGCTCCGGACTTGGTTTGTATATATCAAAATTGATAGCAAATAAAAAATGCGGCGGAGATCTATATGTAAGCAGATATCAAAATCCGACTATTTTTACGCTAACTATACTAAAAAAGGTAAAAGATGATAGATGA
- a CDS encoding response regulator gives MIDENILKKLKNISVLLVEDDENTRFAITQSLQFYCKKIDVASDGLEGFDKFFKDNFDIVVTDINLPNLNGLEMLDEIKKEPRM, from the coding sequence ATGATAGATGAAAATATACTTAAAAAACTAAAAAATATATCGGTTTTGCTTGTTGAAGATGATGAAAATACAAGATTTGCCATAACTCAATCCTTGCAGTTTTATTGCAAAAAAATAGACGTCGCAAGCGACGGGCTTGAAGGATTTGACAAATTTTTTAAAGATAATTTTGATATCGTAGTTACTGATATAAATTTACCGAATTTAAACGGTCTTGAGATGCTAGATGAGATTAAAAAAGAGCCCCGCATGTAG
- a CDS encoding winged helix-turn-helix domain-containing protein produces MATKNLYDNKISLKDDYEYDLASKTLYKDGDMISFTKIESKLLYLLVSNIDKIVSYEMIENFVWGDKAMSSEALRMVIKKIRLKTTNDIIENISGVGYRVISKK; encoded by the coding sequence ATGGCTACAAAAAATTTATACGACAATAAAATATCCTTAAAAGACGACTATGAATATGACCTAGCTTCAAAAACGCTCTACAAAGACGGCGATATGATCTCATTTACAAAAATAGAATCAAAACTTCTGTATCTGCTTGTAAGCAATATCGATAAAATAGTAAGTTACGAGATGATCGAAAATTTCGTATGGGGCGATAAGGCGATGAGTAGCGAAGCCTTGCGTATGGTAATCAAAAAGATAAGATTAAAAACCACAAACGATATCATCGAAAATATTTCGGGTGTCGGATATAGAGTCATATCAAAGAAGTAA
- the moaC gene encoding cyclic pyranopterin monophosphate synthase MoaC: MLTHLNEQNLPKMVDVGLKDVTRRVAVASGAIKMSLEAYSAIKQNTGKKGPVLQTAVVAAVLGAKKTSDLIPMCHPLPINSININIEDLEELPGFKLEATVITDGKTGVEMEALTSVSVGLLTIYDMIKAIDKSMEIIFIRLDIKSGGKSGDYRRKNG; this comes from the coding sequence ATGCTGACGCATTTAAATGAGCAAAATCTTCCAAAGATGGTTGATGTCGGTCTTAAAGATGTTACTAGGCGAGTAGCTGTTGCTAGTGGAGCGATAAAAATGTCTTTAGAGGCGTACAGCGCCATTAAACAAAATACGGGTAAAAAAGGTCCGGTACTTCAAACAGCAGTAGTAGCAGCTGTTTTAGGAGCTAAAAAAACCAGCGATTTAATTCCTATGTGCCACCCTTTGCCTATAAACTCTATTAATATAAATATAGAAGATTTGGAAGAGCTTCCAGGGTTTAAGCTCGAAGCTACAGTGATTACAGATGGAAAAACTGGAGTAGAAATGGAAGCATTAACCAGTGTTAGCGTTGGACTTCTTACTATTTATGATATGATAAAAGCTATCGATAAATCTATGGAAATAATCTTTATAAGATTAGATATCAAAAGCGGCGGGAAAAGTGGAGATTATAGGAGAAAAAATGGCTAA
- a CDS encoding DUF493 domain-containing protein, with the protein MANVCDFNEKPEIVYPIFWEYKIILDKDSDEKNLVKECVGNRNYTLDFSKNSAEGKFKSFNLAVLVNSDEERLELFSLLKRYSKFVL; encoded by the coding sequence ATGGCTAATGTATGTGATTTTAATGAAAAACCAGAGATAGTTTATCCGATTTTTTGGGAGTATAAAATTATTTTAGATAAAGACTCTGATGAAAAAAATTTGGTAAAAGAGTGTGTTGGAAACAGAAATTATACGCTTGATTTTTCTAAAAATAGCGCAGAGGGCAAATTTAAAAGTTTTAATCTTGCTGTTTTAGTAAATAGCGATGAAGAAAGATTGGAGCTTTTTAGCCTGCTTAAAAGATATTCAAAGTTCGTTTTATAA
- a CDS encoding DUF411 domain-containing protein: MKIASLFIGTTLLATTAFSADIDVYKTPECGCCSNWSKAMEKNGFSTKEYKTNDIMNIKHNAGVPDELSSCHTALVGGYAIEGHVPAAEIKKLLSQKPDDVIGISVPGMPIGSPGMEQDGIEETYKIIAFYKDGSQKVWATYKGSDEIK; encoded by the coding sequence ATGAAAATTGCTTCTTTGTTTATCGGCACTACGCTACTTGCTACTACTGCGTTTAGCGCAGATATAGACGTTTATAAAACTCCGGAGTGCGGTTGCTGCAGTAACTGGTCAAAAGCTATGGAGAAAAATGGATTTAGTACTAAAGAGTACAAAACAAACGATATAATGAATATAAAGCATAATGCTGGAGTTCCAGATGAATTATCTAGCTGCCATACGGCTTTGGTCGGCGGATATGCTATAGAGGGTCATGTTCCAGCAGCCGAGATAAAAAAATTATTATCTCAAAAACCAGACGACGTCATTGGTATAAGTGTTCCTGGAATGCCTATCGGAAGTCCTGGTATGGAACAAGATGGTATAGAAGAAACTTATAAAATAATTGCATTTTATAAAGACGGAAGTCAAAAAGTCTGGGCAACATATAAAGGTTCTGATGAGATAAAATAG
- a CDS encoding anaerobic C4-dicarboxylate transporter → MDFLINLSEGWQFTIQLLIVLICLFYGAKKGGIALGLLGGIGLIVLVFAFGIQPGKPAIAVMLTILAVVVASATLQASGGLDVMLQIAEKVLRKNPKYISILAPFVTSTLTILCGTGHVVYTMLPIVYDVAIKNGIRPERPMAASSIASQMGIIASPVSVAVVTLTAFLISADHHLAGFDGYLDLLKITIPSTYLGVLCVGMFSWFRGKDLDKDLEFQGRIKDPEVKKYVYGDGTTLLGKKLPKTSWAAMWIFLGTIAVVATLGYFKDLRPAWNSNKDGAVVQIVAAYPTEQKILEKIVLKDAKAEVSGSSIDISGNKVKNVANNISGLTITQKDGSKLMLSQNEQGSVIYTNVKGEVKEYPNSTISLSNKVASKTTLSMVDTIQIFMLLAGALILIFTPTNAGSIGKNEIFRSGMIALVAVFGISWMAETMFGVHTPMMKDMLGGVVTQYPWTYAIMLLLVSKFVNSQAAALVAFVPLALGIGVSPAIILAFAPACYGYYILPTYPSDLAAIQFDRSGTTHIGKYVINHSFIIPGLIGVISSCIFGYIFAGLYGYL, encoded by the coding sequence AAAAAGGCGGTATAGCTTTAGGACTTCTTGGCGGTATAGGCCTTATAGTTCTAGTTTTCGCATTTGGTATACAACCGGGAAAACCTGCAATTGCAGTTATGCTAACAATACTCGCAGTAGTTGTAGCAAGCGCTACTTTACAAGCAAGCGGCGGACTTGATGTGATGCTGCAAATAGCAGAAAAAGTACTGCGTAAAAATCCAAAATACATAAGTATTTTGGCTCCGTTCGTAACTTCTACTCTTACGATACTTTGCGGAACGGGACACGTTGTTTATACAATGCTTCCTATCGTTTATGATGTGGCCATCAAAAATGGAATTCGTCCAGAACGTCCTATGGCTGCTAGTTCGATCGCTTCTCAAATGGGTATCATTGCGAGTCCGGTTTCTGTTGCGGTTGTGACTTTAACAGCGTTTCTTATAAGCGCAGATCATCATCTAGCTGGATTTGACGGTTATTTAGATCTTCTTAAAATAACAATTCCTTCAACATATCTTGGTGTTTTATGCGTTGGAATGTTTTCTTGGTTTAGAGGAAAAGATCTCGATAAAGACCTTGAATTTCAAGGAAGAATTAAAGATCCTGAAGTAAAGAAATACGTGTATGGAGACGGCACGACTCTTCTTGGTAAAAAACTTCCAAAAACCAGCTGGGCCGCTATGTGGATATTTTTAGGAACTATAGCCGTAGTTGCTACACTTGGATATTTCAAAGACCTAAGACCGGCTTGGAATTCAAATAAAGACGGTGCAGTAGTTCAAATCGTAGCTGCATATCCGACAGAGCAAAAGATCTTAGAAAAAATCGTTTTAAAAGATGCAAAAGCTGAGGTTTCTGGCTCTAGCATAGATATTTCAGGTAATAAAGTTAAAAATGTTGCAAACAATATCTCGGGACTAACTATCACACAAAAAGACGGTTCAAAACTAATGCTTTCTCAAAATGAGCAAGGTAGCGTTATTTATACAAACGTAAAAGGCGAAGTAAAAGAGTATCCAAACTCAACTATTTCTTTATCAAATAAAGTAGCGAGCAAAACTACGCTAAGCATGGTTGATACTATTCAAATTTTTATGCTTTTAGCAGGAGCTCTTATCTTAATCTTTACTCCTACAAACGCGGGAAGCATAGGTAAAAATGAGATTTTCCGCTCAGGTATGATAGCCTTGGTTGCCGTATTTGGTATATCATGGATGGCTGAGACTATGTTTGGAGTGCATACTCCTATGATGAAAGATATGCTTGGTGGAGTTGTTACTCAATATCCTTGGACATACGCCATAATGCTACTTTTGGTATCTAAATTTGTTAATTCTCAAGCTGCAGCTTTAGTTGCATTTGTTCCTCTTGCTTTAGGAATCGGCGTTAGCCCAGCTATAATTTTAGCTTTTGCTCCCGCTTGTTATGGTTATTATATTTTACCTACATATCCAAGTGACCTTGCGGCGATACAATTTGACCGCTCAGGAACCACACATATAGGCAAATACGTTATAAATCACAGCTTTATTATTCCGGGGCTTATCGGAGTTATAAGCTCTTGTATATTTGGATATATATTTGCTGGACTTTATGGCTATCTATAA